In Caproicibacterium amylolyticum, a genomic segment contains:
- a CDS encoding DUF4230 domain-containing protein codes for MKGQRKLRLGRTAKLLLVTVVATAVAVSAIFVTVGRAKRTGGEAQVTSTVVKEKILRINELSTVKYMYTNVGKFSQSNDFYGYEIPFTTKSFLITYDGTIKAGVDMNNAEVSVTDSTVTLTLPAAKVLSHEIDEGSIEVYDETKNIFNPISVKDYTNFAATEKTKMEQKATSQGLLKEAAEKAKTNLSELLQQTAEGRKIVFKELPAPSAVSSGVSSASSQPGSSVS; via the coding sequence ATGAAGGGACAAAGGAAACTGCGTTTGGGCAGAACAGCTAAGCTGCTGCTCGTCACAGTTGTGGCTACCGCTGTAGCGGTTTCCGCAATTTTCGTTACCGTTGGGCGCGCCAAACGTACCGGCGGTGAAGCGCAGGTCACCAGCACCGTTGTAAAGGAAAAAATTCTGCGCATCAATGAGCTTTCCACTGTGAAATATATGTACACCAATGTCGGAAAATTTTCGCAGTCCAATGATTTTTACGGCTACGAAATTCCGTTCACCACCAAAAGTTTTCTCATTACATACGATGGCACCATCAAAGCCGGCGTAGATATGAACAATGCAGAAGTGTCCGTAACGGACAGCACTGTTACACTTACTCTTCCTGCGGCAAAAGTGCTTTCACATGAAATTGATGAGGGCAGCATAGAAGTTTATGACGAAACCAAAAACATCTTCAATCCCATCAGTGTGAAGGACTACACCAATTTCGCTGCAACAGAAAAAACAAAAATGGAACAGAAGGCAACCAGCCAGGGACTGCTGAAAGAAGCAGCCGAAAAAGCAAAAACAAATCTCTCGGAACTGCTGCAGCAGACGGCAGAGGGCCGGAAAATTGTTTTTAAAGAGCTGCCCGCTCCCTCCGCAGTTTCCTCCGGCGTTTCTTCCGCATCCTCGCAACCAGGCAGCAGTGTTTCCTGA
- the rbr gene encoding rubrerythrin yields the protein MELKGSKTEANLAAAFAGESQARNKYTYYASKAKKEGYEQIAAIFEETANNEKEHAKLWFKLLHDNNVPDTITNLTDAAAGENYEWTEMYKEFADTAEAEGFTSIAATMRMIATVEKSHEERYRKLLANLKEDIVFKCEEETVWVCRNCGYIYVGREAPKVCPACKHPQAYFERRAENY from the coding sequence ATGGAATTAAAAGGAAGCAAAACAGAAGCAAACCTTGCTGCCGCATTTGCCGGCGAAAGTCAGGCCCGCAATAAATACACCTACTACGCCAGCAAAGCAAAAAAAGAAGGCTACGAGCAGATTGCAGCCATTTTTGAAGAAACAGCTAACAACGAAAAAGAACACGCAAAGCTTTGGTTCAAACTTCTGCATGACAACAATGTCCCGGATACCATTACCAACCTGACAGATGCTGCCGCAGGGGAAAATTATGAATGGACTGAAATGTACAAGGAATTTGCGGATACTGCTGAAGCAGAGGGCTTTACCTCCATCGCTGCAACCATGCGTATGATTGCAACCGTCGAAAAGTCCCACGAGGAACGCTACCGCAAACTGCTTGCCAATCTGAAAGAAGACATTGTCTTTAAGTGTGAGGAAGAAACCGTTTGGGTATGCCGCAACTGCGGATACATCTATGTTGGCCGCGAAGCACCAAAAGTGTGCCCCGCGTGCAAGCATCCGCAGGCATACTTTGAACGCCGCGCGGAAAATTATTAA
- a CDS encoding HAD family hydrolase has protein sequence MIKAVFFDLDGVLTTDADDLTSTSRWVCGQTGIDKAVFETEYDKLSDGLYLGTCSHLDIWETLCQRLGRRLNFSLLEEAFLHTPIDTKTEALAAQLKQNGYQTGIITVNANDRTELLATQHSWKRLFDSITVSASVGSGKTFSTIFEKAVESLHVSPEECFFIDNREKNLVVPNRMGMHTFYFDSTLRDHAALRQALAALSVKLT, from the coding sequence ATGATAAAAGCAGTGTTTTTTGACCTTGACGGCGTCCTGACCACAGACGCAGATGATCTCACTTCCACCAGCCGCTGGGTCTGCGGTCAAACCGGCATTGACAAAGCAGTTTTTGAAACAGAATATGACAAACTGAGTGATGGCCTTTATCTTGGCACCTGCTCACACCTTGATATTTGGGAAACACTCTGCCAAAGGCTTGGCCGCCGCTTGAACTTTTCCCTGCTGGAAGAAGCTTTTCTTCACACACCGATTGACACAAAAACGGAGGCGCTTGCCGCCCAGCTCAAACAGAACGGCTATCAGACAGGCATCATTACCGTAAATGCCAATGACCGAACCGAGCTGCTTGCCACACAGCACAGTTGGAAACGCCTTTTTGATTCCATAACAGTTTCGGCCAGTGTCGGTTCCGGCAAAACATTTTCCACCATTTTTGAAAAAGCTGTTGAAAGTCTGCACGTTTCCCCGGAGGAATGTTTTTTCATTGACAACCGCGAGAAAAATCTGGTTGTTCCAAACCGGATGGGCATGCATACTTTTTACTTTGACAGCACCCTCCGCGACCACGCGGCACTGCGGCAGGCGCTCGCCGCGCTTTCTGTAAAGCTTACATAA
- the ychF gene encoding redox-regulated ATPase YchF, with translation MKLGIVGLPNVGKSTLFNAITNAGAQSANYPFCTIEPNVGIVAVPDKRLDKLAEMYHPQKYTPATIEFVDIAGLVKGASKGEGLGNKFLANIREVDAIIHVVRCFVNDDIVHVDGSIDPARDIDTINVELILSDLEVLERRIDKTKKMIKADKKYQEELDFFLRVKEALDNGKPARSVECTEDETALLATVNLLTNKPILYAANMSEDDFKNGIHDNPYLKVVEDIAKQEHAGVLPICAEIEAEISGLELEEKELFLADMGLTESGLDRLIQASYSLLGLISYLTAGEPEVRAWTITKGTKAPQAAGKIHSDFERGFIRAEVVAYNDLISCGSMNTAKEKGLVRSEGKDYVMQDGDVVLFRFNV, from the coding sequence ATGAAATTAGGAATCGTGGGCTTGCCGAACGTCGGCAAAAGCACCCTTTTTAACGCAATCACCAACGCAGGCGCGCAGAGCGCCAACTACCCTTTCTGCACCATTGAGCCAAACGTCGGCATCGTTGCGGTGCCGGACAAGCGTCTGGACAAGCTGGCAGAAATGTACCACCCGCAGAAGTACACCCCCGCTACCATTGAATTTGTGGATATCGCCGGCCTTGTAAAAGGCGCCAGCAAAGGTGAGGGGCTGGGCAACAAATTCCTTGCAAACATCCGCGAGGTGGATGCCATCATTCATGTTGTCCGCTGCTTTGTAAATGATGATATTGTACACGTTGACGGCAGCATTGACCCTGCCCGTGATATCGATACCATCAACGTTGAACTGATCCTTTCGGATTTGGAAGTGCTGGAACGCCGCATTGACAAAACCAAAAAGATGATTAAAGCGGACAAAAAATATCAGGAGGAGTTGGATTTCTTCCTGCGTGTAAAAGAAGCACTGGACAACGGCAAACCTGCCCGCAGTGTGGAATGCACGGAGGATGAAACCGCACTTTTGGCTACTGTAAATCTGCTGACAAACAAGCCGATTCTGTATGCCGCCAACATGAGTGAAGATGACTTTAAAAACGGCATTCATGACAACCCCTACTTGAAAGTAGTGGAGGATATTGCAAAGCAGGAGCATGCAGGTGTGCTGCCCATCTGCGCTGAAATCGAAGCGGAAATTTCCGGTCTGGAGCTGGAGGAAAAAGAACTGTTCCTTGCGGACATGGGGCTGACCGAATCCGGTCTTGACCGCCTAATTCAGGCTTCCTACTCTCTGCTGGGTCTGATCAGCTACCTGACCGCAGGCGAGCCGGAGGTTCGCGCCTGGACCATTACCAAGGGTACCAAGGCACCGCAGGCCGCCGGCAAGATTCACTCTGACTTTGAACGCGGCTTCATCCGTGCAGAAGTGGTCGCTTACAATGATTTGATTTCCTGCGGCAGCATGAACACTGCTAAGGAAAAGGGCCTTGTCCGCAGTGAGGGCAAAGACTATGTAATGCAGGATGGCGATGTTGTGCTGTTCCGTTTCAATGTTTAA
- a CDS encoding thioesterase family protein has protein sequence MTEKVVFTQTVTEEMLAVNVGSGSLRVLATPTVCALFEKAAVQLAQQFLPEDQTTVGCSISVEHTAPTPLGMQVTITAEMTAHEGRNFSFELMAEDEAGVCASGTHSRVAVSSEHFQQKADAKAK, from the coding sequence ATGACAGAGAAAGTCGTTTTTACACAGACCGTTACGGAAGAAATGCTGGCTGTGAACGTCGGCAGCGGCAGTCTGCGCGTGTTGGCAACTCCAACCGTGTGCGCGCTTTTTGAGAAAGCAGCGGTACAGCTGGCACAGCAGTTTTTGCCGGAAGATCAGACCACTGTGGGCTGTTCCATCAGTGTGGAGCACACCGCACCCACCCCGCTGGGGATGCAGGTCACCATTACAGCAGAGATGACCGCACACGAGGGCCGCAATTTTTCATTTGAACTGATGGCTGAGGACGAAGCAGGCGTTTGTGCTTCCGGTACACACAGCCGTGTAGCGGTCAGCAGTGAGCACTTTCAGCAGAAAGCAGATGCCAAGGCAAAGTGA
- a CDS encoding NINE protein: MDNKKICPSCGAANPADSSYCEQCGVLLEAAVTTTAASNSAAAQPTPAVTDAEPAAVNANSVEQTAASAEPEANAPAGSHTDAPQQPFQPEGSAQTSSYQQSGAAPSGNQPPYQQQGYGFGQQPGAAPADNQPPYQQPGYGFGQQQGEVPYAARPAAPQYPFGQVNRVFGHFDGYFVPGSMTPVRNRVAAAVLCLLLGPFGIHKFYTGQWGWGIVSLFLLITLGWTGWIWGIVYAVALVEAILLFTMSNEDFQNKYHVRAS; encoded by the coding sequence ATGGATAATAAAAAAATCTGCCCTTCCTGCGGTGCTGCCAACCCAGCAGATTCCAGCTACTGCGAGCAGTGCGGCGTTTTACTGGAAGCAGCAGTAACAACCACAGCAGCTTCCAATTCGGCTGCCGCACAACCAACTCCCGCAGTTACAGATGCGGAGCCTGCCGCTGTTAACGCGAATTCCGTGGAGCAAACTGCCGCTTCTGCTGAACCGGAGGCAAATGCCCCCGCAGGAAGCCATACAGACGCTCCGCAACAGCCCTTCCAACCGGAAGGCAGTGCACAAACATCATCCTATCAGCAGTCGGGCGCTGCTCCCTCTGGCAACCAGCCGCCTTACCAACAGCAGGGTTACGGCTTTGGCCAGCAGCCGGGTGCAGCTCCGGCCGACAATCAGCCGCCCTACCAGCAGCCGGGTTACGGTTTTGGCCAGCAGCAGGGTGAGGTTCCTTATGCAGCCCGACCCGCCGCCCCGCAGTATCCGTTTGGTCAAGTAAACCGTGTCTTTGGTCATTTTGACGGATACTTTGTCCCCGGCAGCATGACTCCTGTACGCAATCGGGTTGCCGCCGCTGTGCTTTGCCTGCTGCTCGGGCCTTTCGGTATCCACAAATTTTACACCGGGCAGTGGGGCTGGGGCATTGTTTCTCTGTTCCTGCTGATCACACTTGGCTGGACGGGTTGGATTTGGGGCATTGTTTATGCAGTTGCTCTGGTAGAGGCAATCCTGCTGTTCACCATGTCCAATGAAGACTTTCAGAATAAATATCACGTGCGTGCCTCGTGA
- a CDS encoding lectin like domain-containing protein → MKKFQKGAAVFTALALILAVSAPARAAESMQGSPYIQEGALQQRDGYLSMVSNHDAVAAQTAGQRKAQAALPASYDLRTQNRVTPVKDQLSNGTCWAFGALSSAESDLLTYLKSIGTSFSSVKAAGQAVDLSEKHLVWFAFHGQNSSADSQYAGGDTFTTKNPFTIGGSRAISVPTLARWYGAAAESDLPYTTDGNGVLQNVTNSSLQTVSRSHLENAAFLPEPVVYDLQKNGLPGEITYSESARSAVKECIRDRGAVSVGYHAPADTLEQNRFYNPSTCGYYCNDKQLYYANHEVTLVGWDDNYAKANFINVPQGNGAWLVKNSWGSSETWPSGSSSEGGVGNDGYFYLSYYDLSFSEPTFFDMENTAYAGTATKHTYSQIYQYDGTGAGASTWSSDTPVKFANLFTAREDTQLQAVSVQAFKANAAAQIDVYVNPEKGNPESGGHMASMKEQFTDAGYYTVSLDSSILLNKGDTFSVVEKVSYPEDGQTRYGVLLESSSDTLAADGYGVTVSCTAGQSYYNEDNGGWKDQAADSMQLTRGSTSGNAIIKAFGNGTSVKTTQTGQAVLPLGSTRVFTVTSKTRPQMLCGNGAVAQLHVLKDWNASTGEMQLEVYGCGHYGEASGVYANINGAAQRLFTVSLAKAPFTSDTTVDVKMRVGQTYAFRIIPDSSTAVPIYTVGNGSVLATRYSGSIRQADGRTAYYYSYRCLKQGNTGVYISIGGQAYRVFACTVA, encoded by the coding sequence ATGAAGAAGTTTCAAAAGGGAGCAGCAGTCTTTACAGCGTTGGCACTGATTTTGGCTGTCAGTGCTCCGGCCAGAGCAGCCGAGTCTATGCAGGGTTCACCTTATATTCAGGAGGGTGCCCTGCAGCAGCGCGATGGTTATCTTTCCATGGTTTCCAATCATGATGCGGTCGCGGCACAGACGGCGGGACAGCGCAAAGCGCAGGCTGCACTTCCGGCAAGCTATGATTTGCGTACACAAAACCGTGTGACTCCGGTAAAAGACCAGCTGTCCAACGGGACCTGCTGGGCTTTCGGTGCACTCAGTTCAGCAGAAAGCGATTTGCTGACCTACTTAAAAAGTATAGGAACTTCCTTTTCTTCCGTAAAGGCGGCCGGCCAGGCAGTTGATTTGTCGGAGAAACACTTGGTATGGTTTGCTTTTCATGGGCAAAACAGCAGTGCTGACAGTCAGTATGCAGGCGGTGATACGTTTACTACAAAAAATCCATTTACGATTGGTGGTTCCCGTGCAATATCCGTGCCAACACTGGCACGCTGGTACGGTGCAGCTGCAGAGTCTGACCTGCCTTACACAACGGATGGCAATGGCGTGCTGCAGAATGTGACGAACTCCTCGCTGCAGACAGTTTCCCGCTCCCACTTGGAAAACGCAGCCTTCCTGCCGGAGCCGGTGGTTTATGACCTGCAAAAAAATGGTTTGCCCGGCGAAATTACATACAGTGAATCAGCGCGCAGCGCTGTGAAAGAATGCATCCGTGACCGCGGCGCGGTCAGCGTTGGGTATCATGCACCAGCAGACACACTGGAGCAGAACCGCTTTTACAATCCAAGCACTTGCGGTTATTACTGCAATGACAAACAACTGTATTATGCAAACCATGAGGTGACATTGGTCGGTTGGGATGACAATTACGCAAAAGCAAACTTCATCAATGTTCCCCAGGGGAACGGTGCGTGGCTGGTGAAAAACAGCTGGGGCAGCAGTGAAACATGGCCTTCCGGCAGCAGCAGTGAAGGCGGCGTTGGCAATGACGGTTATTTCTATCTTTCCTATTACGATCTTTCTTTTTCGGAGCCGACTTTCTTTGACATGGAAAACACCGCGTACGCCGGAACAGCGACTAAGCATACCTACTCACAGATTTATCAATACGACGGCACAGGCGCCGGTGCTTCTACATGGAGTTCTGACACGCCGGTGAAATTTGCCAATTTGTTTACCGCACGTGAGGATACGCAGTTGCAGGCTGTTTCTGTGCAGGCGTTTAAAGCAAACGCGGCCGCGCAGATTGATGTTTACGTCAATCCGGAAAAGGGAAATCCGGAAAGCGGCGGCCATATGGCTTCCATGAAAGAACAATTTACGGATGCCGGCTATTACACAGTCAGCCTTGACAGCAGTATTCTGCTGAATAAGGGCGACACATTCTCTGTGGTGGAGAAGGTAAGCTATCCGGAGGATGGACAAACACGGTATGGCGTTCTGCTGGAAAGCAGCAGCGATACTCTGGCAGCTGACGGCTACGGTGTTACAGTCAGCTGCACGGCAGGCCAAAGTTATTATAATGAGGACAATGGAGGCTGGAAAGACCAGGCGGCTGACAGCATGCAGCTGACGCGCGGCAGTACGAGCGGAAACGCAATCATCAAAGCTTTTGGAAATGGCACAAGTGTAAAGACAACACAAACCGGGCAGGCGGTGCTGCCGCTGGGTTCCACCAGAGTATTCACCGTTACCAGCAAGACTCGCCCGCAAATGCTCTGCGGCAACGGTGCGGTTGCACAGCTGCATGTGCTGAAGGATTGGAATGCTTCAACAGGTGAAATGCAGCTTGAGGTTTACGGCTGCGGTCATTATGGAGAAGCAAGCGGCGTTTATGCGAATATCAATGGAGCAGCGCAGCGCTTGTTCACCGTATCTCTTGCAAAGGCACCCTTTACCAGTGACACGACCGTGGATGTAAAAATGCGTGTAGGACAGACTTATGCGTTCCGTATTATACCGGACAGCAGCACGGCTGTACCGATTTATACCGTTGGCAACGGCTCAGTGTTGGCTACCCGCTACAGCGGCAGTATTCGGCAGGCAGATGGCCGTACAGCGTATTACTATAGCTACCGCTGCCTCAAACAGGGCAATACGGGAGTTTACATTTCCATCGGCGGTCAGGCTTACCGTGTGTTCGCCTGCACAGTCGCTTAA
- a CDS encoding glycosyltransferase, whose translation MKLLYLTFQEDSVLYAGVVKKIRGQSAAFAKLGFSVTYSLWQGNNFRFQGNVSQTVPISAEHGIMKRFYEIAAEHLQHHTYDVLYVRLDMIDFGVVQLLRTARAAGVQKIILEIPNYPYLDTYRNSYRFVENKVQRAVSAVKVNLRAAQDQLAGSKLRGLCDAVILFGDDAQTFYGVKAMNATNGINCDALPAVPWPKSGSTIQLIGVAGTLWWQAYDRVLQGMHNYYAKNKKPQYDFRFTLVGGDAKEMPEFRKTVETLGLADRVEMPGFKTGNDLQVFYNRADVGISTLGCFRRGITRCSSLKAREYAAVGLPFLYAYDDDSLPGDVAWALRVPNDETPVDMERLAQFVLSCRRDPRTVLEERNFAEETYDWVAILRKFLEFAGFDFPPLSNQV comes from the coding sequence TTGAAGCTGCTTTATCTGACTTTTCAGGAAGATTCTGTACTATATGCCGGTGTTGTAAAAAAAATCAGAGGGCAGTCTGCCGCTTTTGCCAAACTCGGTTTCAGCGTGACTTACTCTCTTTGGCAGGGAAACAATTTCCGCTTTCAGGGCAATGTCAGCCAAACCGTTCCCATCAGTGCTGAACACGGCATTATGAAACGGTTTTATGAAATTGCGGCAGAGCACCTGCAGCATCATACTTATGATGTACTGTATGTACGGTTGGACATGATTGACTTCGGCGTTGTCCAGCTGCTGCGCACCGCCCGTGCCGCCGGTGTCCAGAAAATCATTTTGGAAATTCCGAACTATCCCTACCTTGACACCTACCGAAATTCCTACCGTTTTGTTGAAAACAAGGTTCAGCGTGCTGTTTCGGCGGTGAAAGTAAACCTGCGTGCAGCGCAGGACCAGCTTGCCGGGTCTAAGCTGCGCGGCCTTTGCGATGCCGTCATTCTATTTGGCGACGATGCCCAAACTTTTTACGGCGTAAAAGCAATGAACGCAACCAACGGCATTAACTGCGATGCGCTGCCGGCCGTTCCATGGCCAAAAAGCGGCAGCACCATTCAGCTGATTGGTGTTGCCGGAACCCTCTGGTGGCAGGCATATGACCGTGTGCTGCAGGGAATGCATAATTACTACGCGAAGAACAAAAAACCGCAGTATGATTTTCGCTTTACACTGGTCGGCGGTGATGCAAAAGAAATGCCGGAGTTCCGCAAAACGGTAGAAACACTTGGGCTTGCTGACCGCGTGGAAATGCCCGGCTTTAAAACGGGAAACGACCTGCAGGTTTTTTACAACCGCGCGGATGTCGGCATTTCCACCCTGGGCTGTTTCCGCCGCGGCATTACCCGCTGCTCGTCTTTAAAGGCACGTGAATACGCCGCCGTTGGGCTGCCGTTTCTGTATGCTTATGATGACGATTCCCTGCCCGGCGACGTTGCTTGGGCACTGCGTGTCCCGAATGACGAAACGCCGGTGGACATGGAACGGCTGGCACAATTTGTGCTTAGCTGCCGCCGTGACCCGCGCACTGTCCTTGAGGAACGAAACTTTGCGGAAGAAACCTATGACTGGGTTGCGATTTTGCGTAAATTTTTGGAGTTTGCAGGATTTGATTTTCCCCCGCTTTCCAATCAGGTTTAG
- the ilvC gene encoding ketol-acid reductoisomerase, which produces MPKIYYDADCDINVLKGKTVAVIGFGSQGHAHALNLRDSGVNVIVGLYKGSKRWEHVEKDMGFKVMTTAEATKAADIIMVLTPDEKQADIYKKDIEPNLTAGKALAFAHGFNIHFGQIKPPKDVDVFMIAPKAPGHTVRSEFVEGKGTPALVAVQQDASGHCLEIALAYGAGLGAARAALMETTFQIETETDLFGEQAVLCGGVTALMKAGFETLVEAGYPPENAYFECIHEMKLIVDLIYTGGFSFMRYSISDTAEYGDYETGKRLITPETKAEMKQVLTEIQDGTFASKWIAENKNGRSHFNACRRMGAEHQLEKVGAELRKMYAWNEDKYAD; this is translated from the coding sequence ATGCCAAAGATTTATTACGACGCAGACTGCGACATCAACGTACTTAAAGGAAAGACCGTAGCTGTCATTGGCTTCGGCAGCCAGGGTCATGCACACGCACTGAACCTGCGTGACAGCGGTGTCAACGTCATCGTTGGCCTGTACAAGGGCAGCAAACGTTGGGAGCATGTAGAAAAAGACATGGGCTTCAAGGTCATGACCACCGCAGAGGCAACAAAAGCAGCTGATATTATCATGGTGCTTACCCCTGATGAGAAGCAGGCCGATATTTACAAAAAGGACATTGAACCCAACCTGACCGCCGGCAAAGCACTTGCTTTCGCACATGGCTTCAACATTCATTTCGGCCAGATCAAGCCGCCGAAAGATGTTGACGTATTCATGATTGCTCCGAAGGCTCCGGGCCACACAGTCCGCAGCGAATTTGTCGAAGGCAAGGGCACCCCGGCTCTGGTCGCTGTGCAGCAGGATGCTTCCGGCCATTGCTTGGAAATTGCTCTGGCTTACGGCGCAGGCCTAGGCGCTGCCCGTGCAGCTCTGATGGAAACAACCTTCCAGATTGAAACAGAAACTGACCTGTTCGGCGAGCAGGCTGTCCTTTGCGGCGGTGTAACTGCCCTGATGAAGGCCGGCTTTGAAACACTGGTTGAGGCTGGTTATCCGCCGGAGAACGCATACTTCGAGTGCATCCATGAGATGAAGCTCATTGTTGACCTGATTTACACAGGCGGCTTCAGCTTCATGCGTTACTCCATTTCCGACACCGCTGAGTACGGCGACTACGAAACCGGCAAGCGCCTGATCACTCCGGAAACAAAGGCAGAAATGAAGCAGGTCCTGACCGAGATTCAGGACGGCACTTTTGCTTCCAAGTGGATTGCAGAAAACAAGAACGGCCGCAGCCACTTCAACGCATGCCGCCGCATGGGCGCAGAGCATCAACTGGAGAAAGTCGGTGCAGAACTGCGTAAAATGTACGCTTGGAACGAAGACAAGTACGCTGACTAA
- a CDS encoding HAD family hydrolase: MQYPKAVLFDYGMTLCTEPPADIEKGFAAILQYAVSNPRKITPAQMANLSEQVERDLGWFNPEQDDPLETWYLSLQRYLLETLDITLSLSDLQTEQLYWDVSSPASPAPYIKEVLRALQKRAIPFGVVSNLCFTGATLERRLHACFPDDPFRFILASSEYAFRKPHARYFNLALHKMGTSAGDTWFCGDNPICDVEGSTGVGMRAFWYRFQNDFEQCRQPKAPCTKLSDWREFISLLPPTD, encoded by the coding sequence ATGCAGTACCCAAAAGCAGTTCTATTTGATTACGGCATGACTTTGTGCACAGAACCACCCGCAGACATTGAAAAAGGTTTTGCCGCCATCCTGCAGTATGCGGTCAGCAATCCCCGAAAAATCACGCCGGCACAGATGGCCAATCTTTCTGAGCAGGTAGAGCGGGATTTAGGCTGGTTTAATCCGGAGCAGGACGACCCTCTGGAAACTTGGTATCTCTCTCTGCAGCGCTACCTGCTGGAAACACTGGATATTACCCTCAGCCTCAGCGATTTGCAGACAGAGCAGCTGTACTGGGATGTTTCCTCCCCCGCTTCACCGGCTCCTTACATAAAAGAGGTTCTGCGTGCGCTGCAAAAACGTGCTATCCCGTTTGGGGTCGTCAGCAACCTTTGTTTCACCGGTGCCACACTGGAACGGCGCCTGCATGCCTGCTTCCCGGATGACCCTTTCCGCTTTATTCTGGCCAGCAGCGAATATGCTTTCCGCAAACCGCATGCCCGCTATTTTAACCTTGCTCTGCACAAAATGGGAACTTCCGCCGGGGATACCTGGTTCTGCGGCGACAACCCCATCTGCGACGTCGAAGGCTCGACCGGCGTCGGGATGCGTGCTTTCTGGTACCGCTTCCAAAATGACTTTGAGCAGTGCCGCCAGCCAAAAGCTCCCTGCACCAAACTCTCTGATTGGCGTGAATTTATCTCATTGCTGCCGCCAACAGATTAA
- a CDS encoding DUF975 family protein, protein MYWQRSILKENAKVSLRNKYWLSFAVSLVASLLAGAIISVITYAYSYSLYRSMFLNFTQLMQYSDYLPYYGYDSSAYDLVWTYMGQMILRMAAQLSGLSLLAILLRIFVGAAMRVGSSRYYVHKRFDDTNFSTLFSGFQNNWLNTVGALFVTDLFCSLWALLFIIPGIVKRYQYYYVEFLLSDNPNLTGTRAREISRMLTNGEKGRIFIFDLSFFWWYLLVGITSWLTLGLSHTFLLPYVQSARAELYIFARDRAINAGQLNPAELGLAQPQTPPVC, encoded by the coding sequence ATGTATTGGCAGCGTTCTATTCTAAAAGAAAACGCAAAAGTATCCCTGCGCAACAAATATTGGCTCAGTTTTGCGGTATCCCTGGTGGCTTCTCTGCTGGCAGGCGCGATTATTTCCGTCATCACCTACGCATACTCCTATTCACTGTACCGCAGCATGTTCCTGAACTTCACCCAGCTGATGCAATATTCGGATTACCTGCCGTACTACGGTTATGACTCCTCTGCCTATGACCTCGTCTGGACTTACATGGGCCAAATGATTCTCCGCATGGCTGCTCAGCTTTCCGGGCTTTCCCTGCTGGCAATTTTGCTGCGCATTTTTGTCGGTGCGGCCATGCGTGTTGGTTCCAGCCGCTATTATGTCCACAAACGCTTTGATGACACCAATTTTTCCACTTTGTTCTCCGGCTTTCAGAACAACTGGCTCAACACCGTTGGCGCACTGTTTGTGACTGATCTTTTCTGCTCACTGTGGGCGCTCCTGTTCATTATTCCGGGCATTGTAAAGCGTTATCAATATTATTATGTCGAATTTCTGCTTTCTGACAATCCGAATCTCACCGGCACCCGCGCACGTGAAATCAGCCGCATGCTCACCAATGGTGAAAAAGGCCGCATTTTTATTTTTGACCTCTCCTTCTTCTGGTGGTATCTGTTGGTTGGCATCACTTCCTGGCTGACGCTCGGCCTGAGCCATACATTCCTTCTGCCCTATGTGCAGAGCGCCCGCGCAGAACTTTACATCTTTGCCCGTGACCGCGCAATCAACGCAGGCCAGCTGAATCCTGCCGAGCTTGGTTTGGCACAGCCCCAAACTCCGCCGGTCTGCTGA
- the ilvN gene encoding acetolactate synthase small subunit: MKYTLSVLVENQPGILSKVAGLFSRRGFNIDSLAVGVTDDSTVSRITIVVNGDEHMVEQVEKQLNKLIQVIKVKVLEPDKFISRELSLIKVNCRTQERGDVMKIAELMQARIVDVTTTSLTLEFCDTDDRTETIIDLLRPFGFKEIVRAGTIAIEKGSRSTAVLKHSGKNAGI, from the coding sequence ATGAAATATACGCTTTCCGTTCTAGTGGAAAACCAACCAGGTATTCTTTCCAAGGTGGCGGGGCTTTTCTCCCGCCGTGGCTTCAACATTGACTCCCTCGCAGTCGGTGTAACCGATGATTCCACGGTTTCCCGCATTACGATTGTGGTCAACGGCGATGAACACATGGTGGAACAGGTGGAAAAACAGCTGAACAAGCTGATTCAGGTCATCAAAGTTAAGGTACTGGAACCGGACAAATTCATTTCGCGTGAGCTTTCGCTCATTAAGGTGAACTGCCGCACGCAGGAGCGCGGCGATGTCATGAAGATTGCGGAACTGATGCAGGCCCGCATTGTGGATGTTACCACCACCAGCCTGACACTGGAGTTTTGCGACACCGACGACCGCACAGAAACCATCATTGACCTGCTGCGGCCGTTCGGCTTTAAAGAAATTGTTCGTGCCGGAACCATTGCCATTGAAAAAGGCAGCCGTTCCACCGCCGTTTTGAAACACTCCGGGAAAAATGCAGGGATTTGA